CGCGTCATTCACAAGGAGTGTTGCAATGACAATGCCAACGCAAAAATAAAGCCTAAAGTATTGTTTTTAGGCTTTTTTAAGCGTTTTTTTGAACAGGTTGTTGAAACTGTAATCAGGCATTCAGTTTGGCAGTCGTAACAATTTCAGGGTGCTCTGTAGAAGTTACTAAGTGCAGATTTTAAATTCGCGTTGTTTTGTATTTTTACGCTTTTTGTAAAAGGGTTTCTGTTTCAATCGCGATCTCTTTCATTTTAATCGCATAGTTTTCGATTTTCTTCTCTTCATCTGTTACTGCTGTATATGAAGGCACTTCAATTGGGTAACCCGCTTCATCCATGGCAATAAAACTAATAACGCAATGATTGGTTTCAACCAGGTTTTGTGTTTTTGGATCGCCACAGCGTACTTGAATAAAGATTTGCATGCTGGTTTTACCAGTGTGGGCGATACTTGCTTTCACTTCGACTATTTGGCCAACCAAAATAGGGCGCTGAAACTTCACGCCTGCGACAGAGACTGTAACGCAGTAATGTCCACTCCAACCAGCAGCACAGGCGTAACCAGCTTGGTCAATCCACTTCATTACCACACCACCATGAACCTTACCGCCAAAATTTACATCGGTAGGTTCAGCTAAAAAACGAAAGGTTACACTTGAAGACGGCATACTTTACTCACTTTTATAATAAATCACGACATTTTCAGCATAGCCTAAAAAAGGGGCCGAAGCCCCTGCAATTTAGGATAAATTTTAATTAAATGAGTAACGTGCGTTACTACATGTTAGGGTAGTTTGGTCCACCAGCTCCCTCAGGGGTTACCCAAGTAATGTTTTGACTAGGGTCTTTTATGTCACAGGTTTTACAGTGAACACAGTTTTGCGAATTGATAACAAACTCTTTCTCACCTTCGACTTCCTGAACTTCGTAAACACCAGCAGGGCAGTAGCGTTGTGCAGGCTCATCAAATTGTACCAAATTCACTTTGATGGGAATCGAGTTATCTTTTAGCTTTAAATGACATGGCTGCGATTCTTCATGATTGGTATTTGATAAAAACACAGATGAAAGTTTATCGAAGCTAAGTTTGCCATCTGCTTTCGGGTAGTCGATTTTTTCAGCCTGATCAGCAGTGACTAAGGTGGCATGGTCTGGCATGTTATCTTCAAAATTAAACGGTAAGCTGCCACCGAATAGGTTTTGATCAAGCGTATTGTAAGCACCGCCTAAGAACTTACCTAGTTTATGCATAACAGGGCCAAAGTTCCGCGATTGATATAGCTCTTTATAAGCCCAGCTTTGTTCAAAGGCTGTTTTATATTCAGCTAAATTAGCATTTTCTTTACCATCACCTAGGGCTTCTAAAATGACATCAGCTGCGACCATGCCAGACTTCATTGCCGTATGATTACCTTTAATTTTGGCAAAATTTAATGTGCCAGCATCACAGCCCACGAGTAAACCACCCGGAAAGTGCATTTTTGGTAATGAGCGCAGCCCACCTTTTGCAATAGCCCTAGCACCATAAGCTATACGTTCGCCCCCTTCTAAAACATCTTTAAAAATAGGGTGATGTTTCATACGTTGGAATTCATCAAACGGACTCAAATGCGGGTTCGAATAGTTCAGATCAACAATTAAACCAACAACAACTTGGTTGTTGTCGCTGTGGTACATAAACGCACCACCGCTGGTATCACCTGTTAACGGCCAACCTGTACCATGTACTACGGTGCCTTCTTTGTGTTTACTTGGATCGATTTGCCAAATTTCTTTGAAGCCTAAACCGTAATGCTGTGGTGACGCATCTTTATCAAGGGCAAAGTGTTTGATTAGCTCTTTACCTAAATGACCGCGGCAGCCTTCAGCAAATACGGTGTATTTAGCTCTAAGCTCCATACCTGGCATATAACCATCTTTTTCGTTGCCGTCTTTATCAAGACCCATATCGCCGGTAATAATGCCTTTAACTGTATCTTCTTCAATGATTAGAGAGTGCGCGCTAAACCCTGGGAAAATTTCTACACCTAAATTTTCAGCTTGCTCGGCTAAAAAGCGACACACATTACCCATAGAAACTATGTAATTACCGTCGTTATGAAAAGTTTTAGGACTAGCAAAGTGGGGGATGCTAGTGGCTTTCTCACTGTTATTGAACCAGTAAATGTCATCTTGAGTTACTTTAGTAGTAACGGGAGCGCCTAATGACTGCCAATCAGGTAGTAATTCATCGAGTGCTTTAGTCTCAAAAACGGCACCCGATAAAATGTGTGCGCCCACCTCAGAGCCTTTTTCTACCACACAGATCATTAATTCTTGTTGTTTTTCTTGTGCTTGTTGAGCCAATCTAATTGCAGTTGATAAACCTGCTGGGCCTGCGCCTACGATGACTACATCAAATTCCATGGTTTCGCGTTCGACCATATTAACCTCTTCTCGGTGACGGACCTGCTGTAAAGAACCTTATTTCATACTTGCAAATGAAACGTTACAGGCTGTGAATACTTTAAGGTTATTTTAGGTTGACGTTTACGTCAACAGGAAGTAGTCTGAATTCATAAAATAAATAAGTTGACGC
The nucleotide sequence above comes from Pseudoalteromonas shioyasakiensis. Encoded proteins:
- a CDS encoding electron transfer flavoprotein-ubiquinone oxidoreductase; translation: MVERETMEFDVVIVGAGPAGLSTAIRLAQQAQEKQQELMICVVEKGSEVGAHILSGAVFETKALDELLPDWQSLGAPVTTKVTQDDIYWFNNSEKATSIPHFASPKTFHNDGNYIVSMGNVCRFLAEQAENLGVEIFPGFSAHSLIIEEDTVKGIITGDMGLDKDGNEKDGYMPGMELRAKYTVFAEGCRGHLGKELIKHFALDKDASPQHYGLGFKEIWQIDPSKHKEGTVVHGTGWPLTGDTSGGAFMYHSDNNQVVVGLIVDLNYSNPHLSPFDEFQRMKHHPIFKDVLEGGERIAYGARAIAKGGLRSLPKMHFPGGLLVGCDAGTLNFAKIKGNHTAMKSGMVAADVILEALGDGKENANLAEYKTAFEQSWAYKELYQSRNFGPVMHKLGKFLGGAYNTLDQNLFGGSLPFNFEDNMPDHATLVTADQAEKIDYPKADGKLSFDKLSSVFLSNTNHEESQPCHLKLKDNSIPIKVNLVQFDEPAQRYCPAGVYEVQEVEGEKEFVINSQNCVHCKTCDIKDPSQNITWVTPEGAGGPNYPNM
- a CDS encoding acyl-CoA thioesterase encodes the protein MPSSSVTFRFLAEPTDVNFGGKVHGGVVMKWIDQAGYACAAGWSGHYCVTVSVAGVKFQRPILVGQIVEVKASIAHTGKTSMQIFIQVRCGDPKTQNLVETNHCVISFIAMDEAGYPIEVPSYTAVTDEEKKIENYAIKMKEIAIETETLLQKA